One genomic region from Edaphobacter dinghuensis encodes:
- a CDS encoding TonB-dependent receptor: MPNFARLASKLFLCAIAITASLTPSRVFADASSASLAVAVTDPSGAVIRDASVDLRNTETNQVQHSVSSASGNAVFPFLKPGHYSLLIAKTGFADLTVADITLNVGDNKQLHLAMKVGSAAQQVTVNGSGLTINTTDASVSTVVDRNFVANMPLNGRSFQDLISMTPGVVTTSPQVANQSPGLNGGFSINGQRTDTNYYTVDGVSANTNSGTGRGGPEPAQGGAIAAGTALGTTQTLLSVDSLQEFRVESSTYSAEFGRGPGGQVSFVSRGGTNVLHGTASEYFRNGWFDANDWFNDELGQPKEELHQNDFGGTLGGPVWIPRLYNGTDKTFFFVSYEGLRLDEPVAASTEYVPDEYMRQQATPVLQPFLNAFPKQSSNGIDYGTAQSPNLAEFFEGYSVPGSINSTSVRLDHTFSPRLTSFFRFSDTPSSINSRPSGISQTETDTVTSQTYTLGTTFQVLNDLTNELRLGYTTGTTTVHIGLDDFGAAVPFSMATAMNLTPASPNNSPEIDLIFAGVGNATLSTGGTSGDTEQWNLTDGTTLQIHKHQIRFGLDYRRLRSGRNPEPVYGDVGYESMPSLTQNAADYAYAVRYLNGVSIYNQLALYGQDQWKISPALTLSYGLRWEVDPPPHSGNENKPYIVLGDLTNPDSLTPSAPGAPLWHTPWLNFAPRIGAAWQVHRTPGHETVLRAGGGVFFDTDNEAANYAFATAGYEAVGFYSGVPMPFTAAQQNLAIDSPPYFEAMYYPRHLQLPYTNEWNVALEQSLSSTQTFTLSYVASSGRRLIQSQELYPSSSTFESILYIPGAGVTSNYQGLQAKFQRQVSTGVNALVSYTWSHSLDYGSNYASLPLTYGNSDFDVRNNLQAALTWSLPSVNAPNLAAHIINGWGVDSHFMARTGFPITLEGNYTTDLATGSGYYTNVNVVSGIPLYLYGSEYPGGRILNRAAFTLPTGSEQGTAARNFVRGFGAEQWNVAVRRAFPVNERVSFQFRAEAFNVLNHPNFGYVWPYLSYANFGYATQMLNESLGTVASQYQQGGPRSMQFALKLLF; encoded by the coding sequence ATGCCCAATTTTGCCCGACTTGCTAGTAAGCTCTTCCTTTGCGCAATTGCAATTACCGCATCCCTGACACCATCTCGAGTATTTGCTGATGCGAGCTCTGCCAGTCTTGCCGTCGCAGTGACTGATCCGAGCGGCGCAGTGATTCGCGATGCTTCTGTTGACCTCCGTAATACCGAAACGAATCAGGTTCAGCATTCGGTCAGCAGCGCGAGTGGAAATGCTGTATTTCCATTTCTGAAGCCCGGTCATTATTCACTTCTAATCGCTAAAACTGGTTTTGCTGATCTTACTGTCGCTGACATAACCCTCAATGTCGGCGACAACAAACAATTACACCTCGCCATGAAAGTGGGTAGCGCGGCGCAGCAGGTCACCGTCAATGGCAGTGGACTAACAATCAATACAACCGACGCTTCAGTGAGCACGGTAGTCGACCGTAATTTTGTCGCCAACATGCCCCTCAACGGGAGGAGCTTTCAGGACCTCATCTCCATGACGCCAGGAGTGGTAACGACATCGCCACAGGTCGCCAACCAAAGCCCAGGATTGAATGGAGGTTTTTCTATCAATGGACAGCGCACCGATACCAACTATTACACGGTGGACGGCGTTTCAGCCAACACCAACAGTGGTACGGGACGAGGGGGACCGGAACCCGCACAAGGTGGTGCTATCGCAGCCGGCACAGCTCTCGGAACAACGCAAACTCTGCTCTCTGTAGATTCGCTCCAAGAGTTCCGTGTGGAGAGCAGTACATACTCGGCGGAGTTTGGGCGAGGCCCAGGTGGGCAGGTCAGCTTCGTTAGCCGCGGGGGGACAAATGTTCTTCATGGGACGGCGTCTGAATACTTCCGGAACGGATGGTTCGATGCCAATGACTGGTTCAATGACGAGTTGGGACAGCCTAAGGAAGAACTCCATCAAAATGACTTCGGAGGAACTCTTGGAGGTCCCGTATGGATTCCGAGACTTTACAACGGCACAGACAAGACCTTCTTCTTTGTATCGTATGAAGGGTTACGCCTAGATGAGCCAGTAGCTGCCTCTACGGAATACGTTCCGGACGAATACATGCGCCAGCAGGCAACACCGGTCCTGCAGCCATTTCTGAACGCGTTTCCCAAACAGAGCTCTAATGGTATCGACTATGGAACGGCGCAGTCTCCCAACCTTGCGGAGTTCTTTGAGGGGTACTCCGTACCCGGATCAATCAACTCAACCAGTGTTCGCCTCGATCACACATTCTCTCCACGCCTGACTTCGTTCTTCCGTTTCAGCGACACGCCCAGTTCCATTAATTCAAGGCCATCCGGCATTTCACAAACGGAAACGGACACCGTTACATCGCAGACTTACACCCTGGGTACCACGTTCCAGGTATTGAATGACCTCACTAATGAGCTTCGCCTCGGGTACACCACAGGGACAACTACCGTGCATATTGGCCTCGATGACTTTGGCGCTGCGGTTCCGTTTTCAATGGCAACTGCAATGAACCTTACACCTGCCTCGCCCAACAATTCTCCCGAGATAGATTTGATCTTCGCTGGAGTTGGCAACGCAACGCTATCGACAGGGGGCACGAGTGGAGACACAGAGCAATGGAATCTCACTGATGGCACAACGCTGCAAATCCACAAGCATCAAATTCGGTTCGGGCTGGACTATCGCAGGCTACGGTCGGGGCGGAATCCAGAGCCAGTTTATGGCGACGTGGGCTACGAGAGTATGCCAAGCCTTACGCAAAACGCCGCAGATTACGCCTATGCAGTCCGCTATCTCAATGGTGTGTCAATCTATAACCAATTGGCTCTCTACGGGCAGGATCAGTGGAAGATAAGTCCGGCACTAACACTGTCATACGGCCTGCGCTGGGAAGTGGATCCACCCCCGCACAGCGGCAATGAGAATAAGCCCTACATCGTTCTTGGCGATTTGACGAATCCTGACAGCCTCACCCCCTCGGCTCCTGGGGCGCCGCTGTGGCATACACCGTGGCTCAATTTCGCCCCGCGCATTGGCGCCGCATGGCAGGTTCATCGCACCCCGGGACACGAAACCGTACTGCGTGCCGGTGGCGGCGTGTTTTTCGACACGGACAATGAGGCTGCAAATTACGCTTTTGCCACGGCCGGATATGAGGCGGTCGGGTTTTACTCGGGCGTTCCAATGCCATTTACCGCTGCACAGCAGAATCTCGCAATAGATTCTCCGCCATACTTTGAGGCGATGTACTACCCCCGACACCTGCAACTACCGTATACAAACGAGTGGAACGTAGCATTGGAGCAGTCGCTCAGTTCGACGCAGACATTTACTTTGTCTTACGTCGCTTCGTCCGGCCGGAGGCTTATACAGTCCCAGGAATTGTACCCATCGAGCTCGACATTCGAGAGCATTCTCTATATTCCTGGGGCGGGCGTAACATCCAACTATCAGGGTCTGCAGGCGAAGTTCCAACGACAAGTATCGACGGGCGTGAATGCTCTTGTCTCCTATACCTGGTCTCACTCTCTGGACTATGGAAGTAATTACGCGTCACTCCCACTGACCTACGGAAACTCCGACTTCGATGTGAGAAACAATCTCCAGGCGGCCCTCACATGGAGTCTGCCGTCTGTAAATGCGCCGAACCTTGCAGCTCACATAATCAACGGCTGGGGAGTTGACAGCCATTTTATGGCTAGGACGGGCTTCCCAATCACATTGGAAGGCAACTATACGACAGACTTGGCAACGGGTTCGGGATACTACACCAATGTCAACGTGGTCTCCGGCATTCCTCTATATCTCTACGGTTCAGAGTATCCAGGGGGGCGAATTCTGAATCGAGCTGCCTTCACGTTGCCAACAGGCTCGGAACAGGGCACTGCGGCCCGAAACTTTGTACGCGGTTTTGGAGCAGAACAGTGGAATGTGGCTGTCCGCCGCGCTTTCCCGGTCAACGAACGTGTTAGCTTCCAATTCCGCGCGGAAGCATTCAATGTGTTGAATCACCCAAATTTTGGTTACGTGTGGCCTTACCTAAGCTATGCAAATTTTGGGTATGCCACTCAAATGCTGAATGAAAGCCTCGGCACTGTGGCTTCTCAGTACCAACAAGGTGGTCCGCGTTCGATGCAGTTCGCTTTGAAGCTTCTATTCTGA
- a CDS encoding sigma-70 family RNA polymerase sigma factor produces MPSEQCKEAETIRDRQQVFLEHYSWMFEKALQLTRGAKEEAEDLVHDSYIPFIQTHVEIDLSDAHRLRGYLYRILRNRLISRVRRSGTDVLSRLHAVDYDSVEYALFAVDRSTLLHVRRDLSDICDYACFRRRSSRAGAILILRFFLRYYPSEIVKLLGTTPAAVYKLTESARLEAKAFLMRPDSLHIMGEQTQPEAKRNRSLPDDPEQLFAELRRRIFATPDGECLSLEYLEGRYSDPSSRQLTKQDFAHLTSCSECIEKANRLLHLPSLPERFFDSPTKPPKDGGDGAPPSSGGSRQTLSRLRRRFLDTHEHRPRKLQLAVNGEVQSAQQITSALSRFQTKLEPFSRPEFLEILSEQGICLLYLELADEDYLDPSPRKTEVVLSDGRTLQAEVSFPGGIHVVNVSYYDPILGESENEWALPDELPAVEMPRVIAEAAKPAEQNRKTCSSVIQWIRSSFTRLDWKFAFTLTMTASMLAILSYLTRSGQPKNASLSVASAQMLLSQSQQASDVAIPKYGAEHQTFALEVHSGTGQLLQSATIERYRSREPERSAAKAYDPHGTLLAGRWQNSVTGSASYTRKGGFIRHRQTKPAIPQIADAWTAVPDAAEFEAWSGGAADVAVHQERETYELTYRPSVAPHLLSASLVISRDTKLPIAETFRLREGRQTREYQFRRLTYEILPAVKTLDSNFEPDPSLVAQPSGPATVNGAHITLEALQLLNDLGPDIEQVVNVERHPGGAVEVSGVFSTSKEKQDVVRAFRSLQAGDGLFLKLHSSDEPFPSSSKPSSVNPISIEAQTISGTSIPFEEGLRSALSREGVSITDLGPKVVERANAIAGLGAQLHREAWNIAQIASRDFSPDDLRSMNAEDRAIWLALLDRQLWIFRKQLTSLDSEMHGLLPPQALSTQTNSLPLQAADIRELDTAALNLSHDAERLDRLIAAGFTLTSSGPPPGDNPATIAQIIASLDAEEKQLQGTIERLQSPSRIEADR; encoded by the coding sequence TTGCCTTCCGAACAATGTAAAGAAGCTGAAACAATTCGCGACCGTCAACAAGTCTTCCTCGAGCACTATTCATGGATGTTCGAAAAAGCGCTGCAACTAACTCGTGGAGCAAAAGAGGAAGCGGAAGATCTTGTCCATGACAGTTATATCCCATTTATTCAGACGCATGTCGAGATAGACCTAAGCGATGCGCACAGGTTACGCGGGTATCTTTACCGGATCCTGAGAAACAGGCTTATTTCGCGAGTCCGGAGAAGCGGGACAGATGTGCTATCCCGCCTTCATGCGGTTGACTACGATTCCGTCGAATATGCGCTTTTTGCGGTCGATCGAAGCACGCTTCTCCATGTTCGACGTGATCTGTCGGATATATGTGATTACGCTTGTTTCCGTCGCAGGAGTTCCAGAGCCGGCGCAATTCTCATCCTCCGCTTCTTTCTGCGTTACTACCCAAGTGAAATCGTGAAGCTGCTGGGAACCACACCCGCCGCAGTCTATAAGCTCACCGAAAGTGCCCGCCTTGAAGCAAAGGCCTTTCTGATGCGCCCTGACTCGCTTCACATCATGGGAGAACAAACTCAACCGGAAGCTAAAAGAAATCGCAGCCTTCCAGACGATCCGGAACAATTGTTCGCGGAGTTGCGAAGACGCATCTTCGCTACGCCGGATGGCGAATGTCTCTCGCTCGAATATCTCGAAGGCAGGTACAGCGATCCATCAAGTCGCCAACTAACAAAGCAGGATTTCGCGCACCTGACAAGTTGTAGCGAGTGTATTGAAAAGGCCAATCGTTTGCTTCACCTTCCCTCTCTACCGGAACGCTTTTTTGATAGTCCCACCAAGCCACCTAAGGATGGTGGTGATGGCGCACCGCCATCCTCTGGTGGAAGCCGACAAACTCTTTCCAGGCTTCGCAGACGGTTCCTCGATACTCACGAACACCGTCCTCGGAAGCTGCAACTGGCTGTAAACGGCGAAGTGCAGTCAGCGCAACAGATCACCTCGGCTTTGAGTCGTTTCCAGACCAAACTTGAACCATTCTCGCGGCCGGAATTTCTGGAAATCCTCAGTGAGCAGGGTATCTGCCTTCTCTATCTCGAGTTGGCAGATGAGGACTATCTTGATCCGAGCCCGCGAAAAACAGAAGTCGTTCTCAGCGACGGCCGCACTCTTCAGGCGGAGGTCAGTTTTCCAGGAGGTATTCACGTAGTCAATGTCTCTTATTACGACCCCATCCTTGGAGAATCCGAAAATGAATGGGCGCTTCCTGATGAACTACCGGCTGTTGAAATGCCCCGTGTCATCGCGGAGGCTGCGAAGCCCGCAGAACAGAACAGAAAAACGTGTTCCTCGGTTATCCAGTGGATTCGATCAAGTTTCACGCGGCTTGATTGGAAATTTGCCTTCACGCTCACGATGACAGCTAGCATGCTGGCGATTCTCTCTTACTTGACCCGCAGCGGCCAGCCGAAGAATGCCTCGCTAAGTGTGGCTTCAGCCCAGATGCTGCTTAGCCAGTCGCAGCAAGCCTCAGATGTGGCAATTCCGAAATACGGTGCAGAGCATCAGACCTTTGCTCTTGAAGTGCATTCCGGTACGGGACAGTTGCTCCAATCCGCCACGATAGAGAGATATCGAAGCCGCGAACCGGAACGAAGTGCCGCTAAGGCATACGACCCGCACGGGACTCTTCTTGCCGGCAGATGGCAGAACTCCGTGACAGGCTCCGCCAGTTACACCCGGAAGGGCGGCTTCATCCGTCATCGGCAGACGAAGCCAGCCATTCCACAAATTGCGGACGCATGGACGGCGGTACCCGATGCGGCTGAGTTCGAAGCGTGGAGTGGAGGTGCAGCGGATGTGGCCGTGCACCAAGAGCGGGAGACTTACGAACTGACCTATCGCCCTTCCGTGGCGCCCCATCTGCTGTCCGCGAGCCTCGTCATTTCCAGAGACACAAAACTCCCGATTGCGGAGACGTTCCGACTGCGAGAAGGCCGACAGACTCGTGAATACCAGTTTCGGCGGTTGACGTATGAAATCCTCCCGGCCGTAAAGACCCTGGACAGCAATTTTGAGCCTGATCCGTCTCTTGTAGCTCAACCTTCCGGTCCGGCGACCGTGAATGGCGCTCACATCACGCTCGAAGCGCTTCAACTGCTCAATGACCTCGGACCGGACATTGAGCAAGTTGTAAACGTAGAACGCCACCCCGGCGGCGCAGTAGAAGTCAGCGGCGTATTTTCGACCTCGAAGGAAAAGCAAGATGTGGTTCGTGCCTTTCGCTCGCTCCAGGCAGGCGATGGCCTGTTTCTCAAGCTCCATTCGAGCGACGAGCCATTTCCGTCGAGTTCTAAACCATCTAGTGTTAATCCCATCTCCATCGAAGCACAGACAATATCAGGCACAAGCATTCCTTTCGAGGAGGGCCTCCGATCCGCTCTCTCGCGTGAGGGAGTTTCCATCACAGATCTCGGGCCGAAGGTAGTCGAGCGAGCCAATGCAATCGCAGGGCTCGGTGCCCAGTTGCATCGCGAGGCGTGGAACATTGCCCAGATCGCGTCGCGTGATTTCTCCCCTGACGATCTGCGTAGCATGAACGCCGAAGATAGGGCGATCTGGCTTGCCCTTCTGGATAGACAACTTTGGATTTTTCGCAAACAGCTGACCTCTCTCGACTCCGAGATGCACGGACTCTTACCCCCTCAGGCTCTCAGCACGCAAACAAATTCACTACCTCTGCAGGCCGCCGATATCCGCGAGCTTGATACGGCAGCATTGAATCTCAGCCACGACGCAGAACGGCTCGATCGACTAATCGCAGCAGGGTTCACGTTAACGTCGTCAGGTCCTCCTCCAGGCGACAATCCGGCAACGATCGCGCAAATAATTGCGAGTCTCGATGCCGAAGAGAAGCAGCTCCAGGGCACGATTGAGCGGCTTCAAAGCCCCAGCCGTATAGAGGCAGATAGGTAG
- a CDS encoding response regulator transcription factor, which produces MKSLLLVDDEAVFAQAQARTLQEYRFRVDVAETAAAAHKLIRQNHYDLVLVDLKLNSELGTGFIRQLRAAGIRTKIVVWTVMEGEIYESAALDAGADDFILKKTPISLVLSRLYAHLRRNEWDLGHSGVKVQRIDVGTFQLDPESHVLSANDTPIQLTRKQTRILQVLAANPARTVPTQELLDKVWGSDIRKSPSVLDGALSRLRAKLREHDVDDLVQNVKGRGFKLIASRAIQQS; this is translated from the coding sequence ATGAAGTCTCTACTTCTCGTAGACGACGAGGCGGTCTTTGCTCAAGCCCAAGCGCGTACCCTCCAAGAATACCGATTTCGTGTCGATGTCGCTGAAACAGCTGCAGCTGCCCATAAGCTGATACGGCAGAATCACTACGATCTCGTCCTGGTGGATCTCAAACTCAACTCGGAGTTGGGAACAGGATTTATACGACAACTCCGTGCGGCCGGAATAAGGACCAAGATCGTTGTGTGGACTGTTATGGAAGGGGAGATCTATGAAAGCGCGGCACTCGACGCGGGAGCAGATGACTTTATTCTCAAGAAAACCCCGATATCTCTAGTGCTTTCCAGGCTCTATGCGCATTTACGGCGAAACGAGTGGGATCTCGGCCACAGCGGCGTCAAGGTCCAACGAATCGACGTTGGCACGTTTCAACTCGATCCCGAATCGCACGTTCTCTCGGCGAACGATACGCCAATTCAGCTGACACGAAAGCAGACGAGGATCCTCCAGGTGCTTGCGGCAAACCCTGCCCGTACTGTGCCAACCCAAGAGCTGCTCGACAAAGTATGGGGTTCTGACATCCGAAAGTCTCCTTCCGTTCTTGACGGTGCCCTTTCACGGCTTCGAGCAAAACTTCGCGAACATGACGTAGACGATCTCGTTCAGAACGTCAAAGGGCGGGGATTCAAACTTATCGCATCGCGAGCCATACAGCAGTCATAA
- a CDS encoding helix-turn-helix domain-containing protein, producing MLDTLPYCHSHYIPIRDIPKWDFTVNEETFLIHLNKAEKYEAKKRLGERLRAARALRNLTQVEVAAALGQPQSYMSKRESGDRETTAVELQEFMRFYELPLDFFWVI from the coding sequence ATGCTCGACACGCTTCCGTATTGCCACTCTCATTATATCCCGATTCGGGATATTCCAAAATGGGATTTTACGGTGAATGAGGAGACTTTCCTGATTCACTTGAACAAGGCGGAAAAATACGAGGCCAAAAAGCGCCTTGGTGAGCGTCTCAGGGCCGCCAGAGCACTTCGCAATCTGACCCAGGTCGAGGTTGCCGCTGCCCTCGGGCAGCCGCAGTCCTATATGTCGAAGCGAGAATCGGGCGACCGGGAAACAACTGCCGTCGAATTGCAAGAGTTTATGCGGTTTTACGAGTTGCCGTTGGACTTCTTCTGGGTAATTTGA
- a CDS encoding XRE family transcriptional regulator encodes MLGIGRDLRAARNRMGFTLQEVEEFSEQLAQRWGNSKYRVSGSWLDRIELHNRALSAIKLIVLSFIYNLTPAHILAMRPGTDSNPSDPDPVSVPNCTLVITEGPLAEHAKRWLPDALIVNEAPENATLLDPIPGLLPPHIKRAIIGRKDRNMEPMIFPGSVIAFDSTRRSIAHRREWHNEFERPIYILFARTGFYCGFCELDRKEEWLTLVPHMLSPEPRKGRWRYRKEIEVLGTVTHISSARLQLPVRPVAPIEPSSTAA; translated from the coding sequence ATGTTAGGCATAGGAAGAGACCTTCGCGCTGCACGTAATCGAATGGGATTCACCTTACAAGAGGTCGAGGAATTCAGTGAACAGTTGGCCCAGAGATGGGGCAACTCGAAGTATCGGGTATCAGGTAGTTGGCTGGACCGGATCGAGCTTCATAACCGCGCTCTCTCTGCGATCAAGCTGATTGTTCTCTCGTTTATTTATAACCTCACGCCGGCGCATATTCTTGCCATGCGACCTGGAACAGACAGCAATCCATCAGATCCGGATCCTGTTTCCGTCCCGAACTGCACTCTCGTGATCACTGAAGGTCCACTTGCAGAACATGCAAAGCGATGGTTGCCAGACGCGCTGATCGTCAATGAGGCACCGGAAAATGCTACTCTCCTCGATCCGATTCCGGGTCTGCTGCCTCCCCATATCAAGCGCGCCATCATCGGTCGAAAAGATAGAAATATGGAGCCGATGATTTTTCCTGGAAGCGTTATTGCATTTGATAGTACCCGGAGAAGCATTGCCCATCGCAGAGAATGGCACAACGAGTTCGAGCGACCTATTTATATCCTCTTTGCGCGGACTGGATTCTATTGCGGATTCTGTGAGCTCGATAGAAAAGAGGAGTGGCTAACGCTGGTGCCGCACATGCTGTCTCCGGAGCCCAGGAAAGGACGTTGGCGCTACCGCAAAGAAATCGAGGTGCTCGGCACCGTGACGCACATTTCATCTGCTCGTTTACAGCTCCCAGTGCGTCCCGTCGCTCCGATTGAGCCTAGTTCCACCGCGGCTTGA